Proteins from one Streptomyces roseifaciens genomic window:
- a CDS encoding fatty acid desaturase, with product MGAYNFPSAPDKAFEDFKRKSEQIEGERLAGAIPREYFEPQVGRGLLGFAVSWVLYIGALVGIAFSPHWLLWIPLWIVAGLGGWGLHCIAHDCGHGSFSRSRKFNFAIGHVSLLPLIYPFHAWRHVHNLHHSHTNNLELDTDWRPVPAALYDRMPWHEKVIYHGTRTWAFWGGTINYWRESGFRPSYFPKREARRDVRRSMLFVLAVMVAYFVPLIWFTGFTGFLIYFVAPWLATHAWFSATTLMHHSSSDIPYLTNEHWTRNASRLLVTTDFVYPKWLLFLTHNISIHTAHHVAPVVPFYNLQKAQRALKDAYPGMVREERVKIRQLSTIIRRLHFYDTESGFYTDFNRTTIAPADAKPVTVKSPS from the coding sequence ATGGGGGCATACAACTTTCCGTCCGCTCCGGACAAGGCGTTCGAGGACTTCAAGCGCAAGTCGGAGCAGATCGAGGGCGAACGGCTCGCGGGGGCCATCCCGAGGGAGTACTTCGAACCACAGGTGGGCCGTGGCCTGCTCGGCTTCGCCGTCAGCTGGGTGCTGTACATCGGTGCGCTCGTCGGCATCGCGTTCTCACCCCACTGGCTGCTCTGGATCCCGCTGTGGATCGTGGCGGGCCTGGGCGGCTGGGGCCTGCACTGCATCGCGCACGACTGCGGGCACGGCTCCTTCTCCCGCTCGCGCAAGTTCAACTTCGCGATCGGGCACGTCTCGCTGCTGCCGCTGATCTACCCGTTCCACGCCTGGCGCCACGTGCACAACCTGCACCACAGCCACACCAACAACCTGGAGCTGGACACCGACTGGCGTCCGGTCCCGGCGGCGCTCTACGACCGGATGCCGTGGCACGAGAAGGTCATCTACCACGGGACGCGCACCTGGGCGTTCTGGGGCGGCACCATCAACTACTGGCGCGAGTCAGGCTTCCGGCCGAGCTACTTCCCCAAGCGGGAGGCGCGCCGTGACGTCCGCCGGTCGATGCTCTTCGTCCTGGCCGTCATGGTCGCCTACTTCGTCCCGCTGATCTGGTTCACCGGGTTCACGGGCTTCCTGATCTACTTCGTCGCCCCGTGGCTCGCGACCCACGCCTGGTTCAGCGCGACGACGCTGATGCACCACAGCTCCAGCGACATCCCGTACCTGACCAACGAGCACTGGACGCGCAACGCCAGCCGCCTGCTGGTCACCACCGACTTCGTGTACCCGAAGTGGCTGCTGTTCCTCACGCACAACATCTCCATCCACACGGCCCACCACGTCGCCCCGGTCGTCCCCTTCTACAACCTGCAGAAGGCGCAGCGGGCCCTGAAGGACGCCTACCCGGGCATGGTCCGCGAGGAGCGCGTGAAGATCCGCCAGCTGAGCACCATCATCCGGCGGCTGCACTTCTACGACACCGAGTCGGGCTTCTACACCGACTTCAACCGGACCACGATCGCCCCGGCGGACGCCAAGCCGGTGACGGTGAAGTCGCCGTCATGA
- a CDS encoding alpha/beta fold hydrolase, with protein sequence MTPLVLRRLAHAAAGVLAPGPGGRWATDVFSRTRAIGTRPDNVLPLGARGFDIAGNPDVHGGYLWGDDDRPTALLVHGWGADSSSMYSLIGPLRELGYRVAAFDAPAHGVNRGTQATMTQYTAAVRAALDSLGGAKVVVAHSLGSIAAVGAVALEERPDVDCIALVAPTCTLTAVLERWSRSELMLSRAVVDRIYRELHRRNGVPVSHWDVVGLGRELDVPVLALHDPGDPVVPYCEAEAIAAGLRDVRLQQAPGRGHMGILMSPEAKSAISVFVAEHGTRTGETIP encoded by the coding sequence ATGACGCCCCTCGTCCTGAGAAGACTCGCCCACGCGGCCGCCGGCGTCCTCGCGCCCGGACCCGGCGGCCGCTGGGCCACCGACGTCTTCAGCCGGACCCGGGCCATCGGCACCCGGCCCGACAACGTCCTGCCGCTCGGCGCCCGCGGATTCGACATCGCCGGCAACCCCGACGTGCACGGCGGATACCTGTGGGGCGACGACGACCGGCCCACCGCGCTCCTCGTGCACGGCTGGGGGGCCGACAGCAGCAGCATGTACTCGCTGATCGGCCCGCTGCGGGAACTCGGGTACCGGGTGGCCGCGTTCGACGCGCCGGCCCACGGCGTCAACCGCGGCACGCAGGCCACCATGACGCAGTACACGGCGGCCGTACGCGCCGCCCTGGACTCGCTCGGCGGGGCGAAGGTCGTCGTCGCGCACTCCCTGGGCTCCATCGCCGCCGTCGGCGCGGTGGCCCTGGAGGAGCGGCCGGACGTCGACTGCATCGCCCTGGTCGCCCCGACCTGCACCCTGACCGCGGTGCTGGAGCGGTGGTCCAGGAGCGAGCTGATGCTCTCGCGCGCCGTCGTCGACCGCATCTACCGCGAACTGCACCGCCGCAACGGGGTGCCCGTCAGCCACTGGGACGTCGTCGGCCTCGGCCGCGAGCTCGACGTCCCGGTGCTGGCCCTGCACGACCCCGGGGACCCCGTGGTGCCGTACTGCGAAGCCGAGGCCATCGCCGCGGGCCTGCGCGACGTACGGCTCCAGCAGGCCCCGGGCCGTGGCCACATGGGGATCCTGATGTCCCCCGAAGCGAAAAGCGCCATCTCCGTGTTCGTCGCCGAACACGGAACGAGAACTGGAGAGACCATCCCGTGA
- a CDS encoding rubredoxin — protein MSEDVGKRAWMCLVCGWVYYESLGLPEEGIAPGTPWEEIPDDWECPDCGTTKADFVMAPL, from the coding sequence GTGAGCGAAGACGTCGGGAAAAGGGCATGGATGTGCCTCGTCTGCGGCTGGGTCTACTACGAATCCCTGGGACTGCCCGAGGAGGGGATCGCGCCCGGCACGCCGTGGGAGGAGATCCCGGACGACTGGGAGTGCCCGGACTGCGGGACCACCAAGGCCGATTTCGTCATGGCACCGCTGTAG
- a CDS encoding cytochrome P450, with protein MSTPVMDPGRAMMTLLSPAGKRDPYPLYEALRSYGPLLPLGPGQLVVTGHAECARALREPGLLSTDGAVQDTMMPGWREHSSWVWLTKNMLFSNNPDHDRYRRFFSVGFTPRRIAALQPAVERLIGALVDRLGTLGEGGAPVDFMAEFAFRVPMAIMGELLGIPEEEQAGFRGHIGAITTALEPIQDLDQLRPGDAAMEELAVYFGDLVAKRRAQPGDDLVSEMVRQLDTTGGISEEELVANFMLLLVAGTEAPMDLIGNALRLAVEHPEHADALRKDDSLAPGYVEEVLRFDPAAQALNRMAVKDIDFFGVPLTAGTKVTLLIAAGNRDPRQYADPGTFNPYRKGNHALTLSGGAHFCLGAGLARMQAEIALPAVLRRFPGLALAGEPTFRDQLVQRGFATLPVKLG; from the coding sequence ATGAGCACACCGGTGATGGACCCGGGCCGGGCGATGATGACGCTGCTGAGCCCGGCCGGGAAGCGGGACCCGTACCCGCTCTACGAGGCGCTGCGCTCCTACGGGCCGCTGCTGCCGCTCGGCCCCGGCCAGCTGGTGGTCACCGGGCACGCCGAGTGCGCCCGGGCGCTGCGCGAGCCCGGGCTCCTGTCGACCGACGGGGCCGTGCAGGACACGATGATGCCCGGCTGGCGGGAGCACTCCTCCTGGGTGTGGCTCACCAAGAACATGCTCTTCAGCAACAACCCCGACCACGACCGCTACCGGCGGTTCTTCAGCGTCGGCTTCACGCCGCGCCGCATCGCCGCGCTGCAGCCGGCGGTGGAGCGGCTGATCGGCGCACTGGTGGACCGCCTGGGCACGCTCGGCGAAGGGGGCGCTCCGGTCGACTTCATGGCCGAGTTCGCCTTCCGCGTGCCGATGGCGATCATGGGTGAGCTGCTGGGCATACCCGAGGAGGAGCAGGCGGGGTTCCGGGGCCACATCGGCGCCATCACCACCGCCCTGGAGCCCATCCAGGACCTCGACCAGCTCCGGCCCGGCGACGCCGCCATGGAGGAACTGGCCGTCTACTTCGGCGACCTGGTCGCCAAGCGGCGGGCGCAGCCCGGCGACGACCTCGTCAGCGAGATGGTCCGCCAGCTCGACACGACGGGCGGCATCAGCGAGGAAGAGCTCGTCGCCAACTTCATGCTGCTGCTGGTCGCCGGCACCGAAGCGCCGATGGACCTCATCGGCAACGCGCTGCGGCTCGCCGTGGAGCACCCGGAGCACGCCGACGCGCTCCGCAAGGACGACTCCCTCGCACCGGGCTACGTGGAGGAGGTGCTGCGCTTCGACCCCGCGGCGCAGGCCCTCAACCGCATGGCCGTCAAGGACATCGACTTCTTCGGGGTCCCGCTGACCGCGGGCACGAAGGTCACGCTCCTGATCGCCGCGGGCAACCGCGACCCGCGGCAGTACGCCGACCCCGGCACGTTCAACCCGTACCGCAAGGGCAACCACGCCCTGACCCTCAGCGGCGGCGCGCACTTCTGCCTCGGCGCGGGCCTCGCCCGCATGCAGGCGGAGATCGCCCTCCCGGCGGTCCTGCGCCGCTTCCCGGGCCTCGCCCTCGCGGGCGAACCGACGTTCCGCGACCAGCTGGTACAGCGCGGCTTCGCCACGCTTCCGGTGAAGCTGGGCTGA
- a CDS encoding MFS transporter, which produces MTQTAAGQAGSVTKPAFGPVFAVVVAGVAMSNLDMFIVNVALPDIGAQFSGSSLASLSWILNAYAVIFAALLVPAGSLADRTSPRNAYLLGIAVFTVASALCAVAPGVWLLVAARVVQAVGAAMLIPSSLGLLLAAAPPEKRIPAVRAWTAISGLAAALGPVIGGLLTQLDWRWVFLVNLPIGVFALLLGAKVLPRIAARPAAARLDLLGAVLLTLGIAVLALGLVKSEDWGWTSGKVLGSLLVAVLLLAAFVYSSARHASPILPLGLLRIPAVGPSTFANLLFAVSFGAMLLSAVLWCQQVWHWSPLKTGLAIAPGPVLVPAFAMGVGPVIKKFGSAAVSAVGCVLFGAGIGWWIHRLDTAHEYAAGLLPGMLLTGIGVGMVVPTLVGAAVSALPPQSFSTGSAVVTMARQVGSVLGVALLVAFIGAPSGADDAVTAFDHGWAFILVATAAAALACLFIPRPKPAA; this is translated from the coding sequence ATGACTCAGACTGCCGCCGGACAGGCGGGCAGCGTGACGAAGCCCGCCTTCGGCCCGGTGTTCGCCGTCGTTGTAGCCGGGGTTGCGATGTCCAACCTCGACATGTTCATCGTCAACGTCGCCCTGCCCGACATCGGCGCCCAGTTCTCCGGGTCCTCGCTGGCATCGCTGTCGTGGATCCTCAACGCCTACGCGGTGATCTTCGCCGCGCTGCTCGTCCCGGCCGGCAGCCTCGCCGACCGCACCAGCCCCCGGAACGCCTACCTGCTCGGCATCGCGGTCTTCACCGTCGCCTCCGCGCTGTGCGCCGTCGCACCGGGCGTCTGGCTGCTGGTCGCGGCCCGCGTGGTCCAGGCCGTCGGCGCGGCCATGCTCATCCCCTCCTCGCTGGGCCTGTTGCTGGCCGCCGCGCCGCCGGAGAAGAGGATCCCCGCGGTCCGCGCCTGGACCGCCATCAGCGGCCTGGCCGCCGCCCTCGGCCCCGTGATCGGCGGCCTGCTCACCCAGCTCGACTGGCGCTGGGTCTTCCTCGTCAACCTGCCGATCGGCGTCTTCGCCCTCCTTCTCGGGGCCAAGGTGCTGCCGCGCATCGCGGCCCGCCCGGCCGCGGCCCGGCTGGACCTGCTCGGTGCGGTCCTGCTCACCCTGGGCATCGCGGTCCTGGCGCTGGGCCTGGTCAAGAGCGAGGACTGGGGCTGGACTTCGGGCAAGGTGCTCGGCTCCCTCCTGGTCGCCGTCCTCCTCCTGGCCGCCTTCGTCTACAGCTCTGCGCGCCACGCCTCGCCCATCCTCCCGCTGGGCCTGCTGAGGATCCCCGCGGTCGGGCCCTCGACCTTCGCGAACCTCCTGTTCGCCGTGTCGTTCGGCGCGATGCTGCTCTCGGCGGTGCTGTGGTGCCAGCAGGTGTGGCACTGGTCGCCGCTGAAGACCGGCCTCGCCATCGCGCCCGGACCGGTCCTCGTCCCCGCCTTCGCGATGGGCGTGGGCCCCGTCATCAAGAAGTTCGGCTCCGCGGCGGTCTCCGCGGTCGGCTGCGTGCTCTTCGGCGCCGGCATCGGCTGGTGGATCCACCGGCTCGACACCGCGCACGAGTACGCCGCGGGCCTGCTCCCGGGCATGCTGCTCACGGGCATCGGCGTGGGCATGGTCGTCCCGACCCTCGTGGGCGCCGCCGTCTCCGCGCTGCCGCCGCAGAGCTTCTCCACGGGCTCGGCCGTCGTCACCATGGCCCGTCAGGTCGGCTCCGTGCTGGGCGTGGCCCTGCTGGTGGCCTTCATCGGCGCCCCCTCCGGCGCGGACGACGCCGTCACGGCCTTCGACCACGGATGGGCCTTCATCCTCGTCGCGACGGCCGCCGCGGCCCTCGCGTGCCTGTTCATCCCCCGCCCCAAGCCAGCCGCGTAA
- a CDS encoding prolyl oligopeptidase family serine peptidase, which translates to MTTTAPRRHLADGPVWERRFRAPRHTLPAWAKSAPDRCVFVSDLSGIAQVHAWDRAAGTLRRVTDRPSGTQQCAVEASGEAVWWFDDGAGDEYGRWMRQPFTGGPDTPAVPSAGLYWPSGLAVGLDGHALLGCSTEDGAEVHLVLPGGAARRLYRHDEPAYAVDLSRSLDLAVIAHSERGDLWDLGVRVLTTDDGATVADLADEEGGGLEAVGFSPVRGDARLLLQHQRDDRWEPVVFDPRTGERTELRLGLPGDVSVQWFQDARSLLVVHDHEARSTLHRYDLDSGRLERIGTPPGVIAHARTRPGGDAWLLWSSSARPPEFRGLLEDPRLPLPDAPPPPAAEARDLWVDGPGGRVHALLNTPAGPGPYPAVFLLHGGPDEQDEDAFDPAVAAWTDHGFAVVRVNYRGSTGYGREWTEALRRRVGLTELEDVAAVRQWTVDHGVADPARLVVAGWSWGGYLTLLALGTQPGEWALGLAGAPVADCAAAHHGAMEEIKALDRSLFGGSPDEVPERYRESSPLTYVDAVRAPVLILAGANDARCPVAQVRDYAERLARRGVAHGLHVHDGGHSVTDVDERVAMFRRQLEFARAHLPQAAS; encoded by the coding sequence ATGACCACGACCGCCCCCCGCCGGCACCTCGCCGACGGGCCCGTGTGGGAACGGCGCTTCCGCGCCCCCCGCCACACCCTGCCGGCCTGGGCCAAGAGCGCGCCCGACCGCTGCGTGTTCGTCAGCGACCTCTCGGGCATCGCCCAGGTCCACGCCTGGGACCGCGCGGCCGGCACCCTCCGCCGCGTCACCGACCGCCCGTCCGGCACCCAGCAGTGCGCCGTCGAGGCGTCCGGGGAGGCCGTGTGGTGGTTCGACGACGGCGCGGGCGACGAGTACGGCCGGTGGATGCGCCAGCCCTTCACCGGCGGCCCCGACACCCCGGCCGTCCCGTCCGCCGGGCTGTACTGGCCCTCGGGCCTGGCCGTCGGCCTCGACGGGCACGCCCTGCTCGGCTGCTCCACCGAGGACGGCGCGGAGGTCCACCTCGTCCTGCCCGGCGGCGCCGCCCGCCGGCTCTACCGGCACGACGAGCCGGCCTACGCCGTCGACCTCTCCCGCTCGCTGGACCTGGCCGTCATCGCGCACAGCGAGCGCGGCGACCTGTGGGACCTCGGCGTGCGCGTCCTCACCACGGACGACGGCGCGACCGTGGCGGACCTCGCCGACGAGGAGGGCGGCGGCCTGGAGGCCGTGGGCTTCTCGCCCGTACGGGGCGACGCGCGCCTGCTGCTGCAGCACCAGCGCGACGACCGCTGGGAACCGGTCGTCTTCGACCCGCGCACCGGCGAGCGCACCGAGCTGCGCCTCGGCCTGCCCGGCGACGTATCGGTGCAGTGGTTCCAGGACGCCCGCTCGCTGCTGGTCGTCCACGACCACGAGGCCCGCTCCACGCTCCACCGCTACGACCTGGACAGCGGGCGCCTGGAGCGCATCGGCACCCCGCCCGGGGTCATCGCCCACGCCCGGACCCGGCCCGGCGGCGACGCCTGGCTGCTGTGGTCGAGCTCCGCGCGGCCCCCGGAGTTCCGCGGCCTGCTGGAGGACCCGCGGCTGCCCCTCCCGGACGCCCCGCCGCCCCCGGCGGCCGAGGCCCGGGACCTGTGGGTGGACGGCCCCGGCGGCCGGGTCCACGCCCTGCTGAACACGCCCGCGGGGCCCGGCCCGTACCCCGCGGTCTTCCTGCTGCACGGCGGCCCCGACGAGCAGGACGAGGACGCCTTCGACCCCGCCGTCGCGGCCTGGACCGACCACGGGTTCGCCGTCGTGCGCGTCAACTACCGCGGCTCGACCGGCTACGGGCGCGAGTGGACCGAGGCGCTGCGGCGCCGCGTGGGCCTCACCGAGCTGGAGGACGTGGCCGCGGTCCGGCAGTGGACGGTCGACCACGGCGTCGCCGACCCGGCCCGGCTCGTCGTCGCGGGCTGGTCGTGGGGCGGCTACCTCACGCTGCTCGCGCTCGGCACGCAGCCGGGGGAGTGGGCGCTGGGTCTCGCCGGTGCGCCGGTCGCCGACTGCGCCGCGGCACACCACGGCGCGATGGAGGAGATCAAGGCGCTCGACCGCAGCCTCTTCGGCGGCTCGCCCGACGAGGTGCCCGAGCGCTACCGGGAGTCCTCGCCGCTGACGTACGTCGACGCCGTCCGCGCGCCGGTGCTCATCCTGGCCGGTGCCAACGACGCCCGCTGTCCCGTGGCGCAGGTCCGCGACTACGCCGAGCGGCTCGCGCGGCGCGGCGTCGCCCACGGCCTGCACGTCCACGACGGGGGCCACAGCGTGACGGACGTGGACGAGCGCGTGGCGATGTTCCGGCGGCAGCTGGAGTTCGCGCGGGCCCATCTTCC